The following coding sequences lie in one Apium graveolens cultivar Ventura chromosome 3, ASM990537v1, whole genome shotgun sequence genomic window:
- the LOC141711586 gene encoding uncharacterized protein LOC141711586 isoform X1 yields the protein MGVYPSLSPFYLYKYVEFIMVVTRSMSGTTKTADTNTKISVNHKAAKRPCKRAKSPRTEKVDVEFYGKTCVIKDGWPLKMDAFTIFMRNDYLKKYYENRPPPTYGITPFEVSCAGQLEWRGMSAKEKAPFLKLAREMRAEGRSFFSF from the exons ATGGGGGTCTACCCCTCTCTATCTCCTTTCTATTTATACAAATATGTT GAATTCATCATGGTTGTCACCAGATCAATGTCTGGAACAACTAAGACAGCTGATACGAATACCAA GATTTCTGTGAATCACAAAGCTGCTAAGAGACCATGCAAAAGAGCAAAGTCTCCAAGGACTGAGAAAGTTGATGTCGA GTTTTATGGGAAAACCTGCGTAATTAAGGACGGCTGGCCATTAAAGATGGATGCTTTTACCATATTCAT GAGAAATGACTATCTGAAAAAATATTATGAGAATCGTCCACCACCAACCTATGGAATA ACACCATTTGAGGTCTCCTGTGCTGGACAATTAGAATGGAGAGGCATGAGTGCTAAA GAGAAAGCTCCGTTTCTTAAATTGGCCAGGGAAATGAGGGCTGAAGGACGTAGCTTTTTTAGTTTTTAG
- the LOC141711586 gene encoding uncharacterized protein LOC141711586 isoform X4, with amino-acid sequence MGVYPSLSPFYLYKYVEFIMVVTRSMSGTTKTADTNTKISVNHKAAKRPCKRAKSPRTEKVDVERNDYLKKYYENRPPPTYGITPFEVSCAGQLEWRGMSAKEKAPFLKLAREMRAEGRSFFSF; translated from the exons ATGGGGGTCTACCCCTCTCTATCTCCTTTCTATTTATACAAATATGTT GAATTCATCATGGTTGTCACCAGATCAATGTCTGGAACAACTAAGACAGCTGATACGAATACCAA GATTTCTGTGAATCACAAAGCTGCTAAGAGACCATGCAAAAGAGCAAAGTCTCCAAGGACTGAGAAAGTTGATGTCGA GAGAAATGACTATCTGAAAAAATATTATGAGAATCGTCCACCACCAACCTATGGAATA ACACCATTTGAGGTCTCCTGTGCTGGACAATTAGAATGGAGAGGCATGAGTGCTAAA GAGAAAGCTCCGTTTCTTAAATTGGCCAGGGAAATGAGGGCTGAAGGACGTAGCTTTTTTAGTTTTTAG
- the LOC141711586 gene encoding uncharacterized protein LOC141711586 isoform X3, with product MVVTRSMSGTTKTADTNTKISVNHKAAKRPCKRAKSPRTEKVDVEFYGKTCVIKDGWPLKMDAFTIFMRNDYLKKYYENRPPPTYGITPFEVSCAGQLEWRGMSAKEKAPFLKLAREMRAEGRSFFSF from the exons ATGGTTGTCACCAGATCAATGTCTGGAACAACTAAGACAGCTGATACGAATACCAA GATTTCTGTGAATCACAAAGCTGCTAAGAGACCATGCAAAAGAGCAAAGTCTCCAAGGACTGAGAAAGTTGATGTCGA GTTTTATGGGAAAACCTGCGTAATTAAGGACGGCTGGCCATTAAAGATGGATGCTTTTACCATATTCAT GAGAAATGACTATCTGAAAAAATATTATGAGAATCGTCCACCACCAACCTATGGAATA ACACCATTTGAGGTCTCCTGTGCTGGACAATTAGAATGGAGAGGCATGAGTGCTAAA GAGAAAGCTCCGTTTCTTAAATTGGCCAGGGAAATGAGGGCTGAAGGACGTAGCTTTTTTAGTTTTTAG
- the LOC141711586 gene encoding uncharacterized protein LOC141711586 isoform X2, whose amino-acid sequence MEFIMVVTRSMSGTTKTADTNTKISVNHKAAKRPCKRAKSPRTEKVDVEFYGKTCVIKDGWPLKMDAFTIFMRNDYLKKYYENRPPPTYGITPFEVSCAGQLEWRGMSAKEKAPFLKLAREMRAEGRSFFSF is encoded by the exons ATG GAATTCATCATGGTTGTCACCAGATCAATGTCTGGAACAACTAAGACAGCTGATACGAATACCAA GATTTCTGTGAATCACAAAGCTGCTAAGAGACCATGCAAAAGAGCAAAGTCTCCAAGGACTGAGAAAGTTGATGTCGA GTTTTATGGGAAAACCTGCGTAATTAAGGACGGCTGGCCATTAAAGATGGATGCTTTTACCATATTCAT GAGAAATGACTATCTGAAAAAATATTATGAGAATCGTCCACCACCAACCTATGGAATA ACACCATTTGAGGTCTCCTGTGCTGGACAATTAGAATGGAGAGGCATGAGTGCTAAA GAGAAAGCTCCGTTTCTTAAATTGGCCAGGGAAATGAGGGCTGAAGGACGTAGCTTTTTTAGTTTTTAG